In Zingiber officinale cultivar Zhangliang chromosome 3B, Zo_v1.1, whole genome shotgun sequence, a single window of DNA contains:
- the LOC122056684 gene encoding pentatricopeptide repeat-containing protein At1g63400-like, with translation MRAQWRRRITPAAFPIFSSAVRCLVLPAPAGTAKPAPFPPLPTEHRIKSLLRSGMLDDAAALLAAAPPSNPPPVRFFNLVLSSFAGRRRFGAAVDLYNSMCRSDVPPDVVTLNILMNCHCESGRLDLVRQVFDQFNFWSYAPNVISCNTLIKAYCRKGRVFDALGVLRRMQEGGPRPNDRTYSILIDSAFQSSMWELGLILIREMLLIELVPSPDAYNCSFAGLCNVGEMRAAAVLYSRMVKVGVKGNVVSYNGFISGLCKERKIEDAKVMLIEMSEMGITPDATTYAILIHGLCLVGQIEDAENMLQSMVQLGCAPNVVTYTALIGGYCKEGRVEEALRLFDEMSQQRIDPNEFTYCTLLDGLCKAGKLEKALQFFRALQDREYGNHVVGYNTLISGFCRVGYVDEASKLFAEIIQRGCSPDTITYNTLIDGFCKVGRVKDAYRFLLDMPKQDLKPNLITYNTMMSGLINMGCLEQAVHLKEEMVAKLVRPDLVTYTTLINGMCQVGRFQEAENLLDHMEDKGIEPDAITYSCILHFYCKKMQLQEAKGIINRMRERGFEANFGVYSALLQGFCRRGEVKEAIKLLNCAILDGTTPSTISVTHLLEYICQFGLLDRFVDLLPIRAG, from the coding sequence ATGCGCGCGCAATGGCGGCGTAGGATTACGCCCGCCGCGTTCCCGATCTTCTCCTCCGCCGTACGTTGCTTAGTCCTTCCGGCGCCGGCTGGCACTGCAAAGCCGGCTCCTTTCCCTCCTCTCCCCACGGAACACCGCATCAAGTCCCTGCTACGTTCCGGGATGCTCGATGACGCCGCCGCGCTCCTCGCCGCCGCGCCCCCCTCCAACCCCCCGCCGGTACGCTTTTTCAACTTGGTGCTCTCGTCATTTGCCGGCCGCCGCCGGTTCGGAGCCGCCGTCGACCTCTACAACTCGATGTGCCGCTCGGACGTGCCCCCGGACGTCGTGACCCTTAACATACTGATGAATTGCCACTGTGAGTCCGGCCGCCTCGACCTCGTGCGACAGGTGTTCGATCAGTTCAACTTCTGGTCCTACGCCCCTAACGTCATCTCTTGCAACACTTTGATCAAAGCTTACTGCAGGAAAGGGCGTGTTTTTGATGCTCTTGGAGTTCTTCGGCGGATGCAGGAGGGTGGACCAAGGCCGAACGATCGAACCTACTCCATTTTGATCGATTCTGCTTTTCAGTCCTCGATGTGGGAGTTGGGTCTGATATTGATTCGCGAAATGTTGCTCATTGAATTGGTGCCCAGTCCAGATGCATACAATTGCAGCTTCGCCGGGCTTTGCAACGTCGGAGAAATGAGAGCTGCTGCCGTCCTGTATTCTAGGATGGTTAAGGTGGGAGTCAAAGGAAATGTGGTCTCGTATAACGGCTTTATCAGTGGATTGTGCAAGGAAAGGAAGATTGAAGATGCAAAAGTGATGCTGATTGAGATGTCAGAGATGGGTATTACTCCAGATGCTACGACATATGCCATCTTGATTCACGGGTTATGTTTGGTTGGACAGATCGAAGATGCCGAAAATATGTTGCAAAGCATGGTCCAACTCGGTTGTGCTCCAAATGTAGTCACATACACTGCATTGATAGGAGGATATTGTAAAGAGGGGAGAGTAGAAGAGGCATTGAGACTCTTCGACGAAATGTCACAACAAAGAATTGATCCTAATGAGTTTACATACTGCACCTTGTTAGATGGATTGTGTAAAGCAGGGAAACTTGAAAAGGCACTGCAGTTTTTCCGCGCATTACAAGATCGAGAGTATGGAAATCATGTTGTTGGGTATAACACTCTGATATCTGGGTTTTGTAGAGTAGGTTACGTGGATGAAGCTAGTAAACTATTCGCTGAGATCATTCAGAGAGGATGCAGTCCTGATACAATTACCTATAATACCTTGATCGATGGATTTTGTAAAGTTGGACGGGTCAAGGATGCTTATAGATTCTTACTTGACATGCCGAAACAGGATCTAAAGCCAAACCTCATCACTTACAATACAATGATGTCCGGTTTGATTAATATGGGATGTCTAGAGCAGGCTGTGCATCTGAAAGAAGAGATGGTTGCTAAATTAGTACGACCGGATCTGGTCACGTACACTACTCTTATTAACGGAATGTGTCAGGTAGGGAGGTTCCAGGAAGCTGAAAATTTGCTGGATCATATGGAAGATAAAGGGATCGAACCTGATGCGATAACTTATTCATGCATACTTCATTTTTACTGTAAAAAGATGCAGCTGCAAGAAGCAAAAGGCATAATCAATAGGATGAGAGAAAGGGGATTTGAGGCAAACTTTGGTGTTTATTCTGCTTTGTTGCAAGGGTTTTGCAGAAGAGGTGAAGTTAAGGAAGCAATCAAGCTGCTGAATTGTGCCATTTTAGATGGTACCACCCCATCTACGATTAGTGTTACTCATCTTCTTGAGTATATTTGTCAGTTTGGGCTACTTGACAGATTCGTAGACTTGCTTCCAATCAGAGCTGGTTAG